A stretch of DNA from Cheilinus undulatus linkage group 7, ASM1832078v1, whole genome shotgun sequence:
aaccacatctgctccaaccaccacatcCACAGCGGCTcaaaccaccacaaccacagctgctccaaccaccacaaccacagctgctccaaccaccacaaccacagccgCTGCAACCACCACTACCAAAGCttctccaaccaccacaaccacagctgctccaacaaccacaaccacagctactccaaccaccacaaccacagctgccccaacaaccacaaccacagctgccccaacaactacaactactgttgctccgaccaccacaaccacagctgctccaaccaccacaaccacagctgccccaacaactacaactactgttgctccgaccaccacaaccacagcggctcaaaccaccacaaccacagctgctccaaccaccacaaccacagctgctccaaccaccacaaccacagctgctccagccaccacaaccacagctgccccaacaaccacaaccacagctgccccaacaactacaactactgttgctccgaccaccacaaccacagcggctccaaccaccacaaccacagctgctccaaccaccacaaccacagctgccccaaaaactacaactactgttgctccaaccaccacaaccacagctgccccaaaaactacaactactgttgctcctaccaccacaaccacagcagctCCAACCACAACCACATCTGCtcaaaccacaacaaccacagccGCTGCAACCACCACTACCACAGCttctccaaccaccacaaccacagctgctccaaccaccacaaccacagctgctccaaccaccactaccacagctgccccaacaactacaactactgttgctccaaccaccacaaccacagctgcgccaaccaccacaaccacagctgctccaaccaccacaaccacagctgctccaaccaccacaaccacagctgctccaaccaccacaaccacagctgctccaaccaccacaaccacagctgctccaaccaccacaaccacagctgccccaacaaccacaaccacagctgccccaacaactacaactactgttgctccgaccaccacaaccacagctgctccaaccacaacaaccacagctgccccaacaactacaactactgtTGCTCCGACCACAACAACCAAAGCGGCTcaaaccaccacaaccacagctgctccaaccaccacaaccacagctgctccaaccaccacaaccacagctgctccaaccaccacaaccacagctgccccaacaaccacaaccacagctgccccaacaactacaactactgttgctccgaccaccacaaccacagcggctccaaccaccacaaccacagctgctccaaccaccacaaccacagctgccccaaaaactacaactactgttgctccaaccaccacaaccacagctgccccaaaaactacaactactgttgctcctaccaccacaaccacagcagctCCAACCAAAACCACATCTGCtcaaaccacaacaaccacagccGCTGCAACCACCACTACCAAAGCttctccaaccaccacaaccacagctgctccaaccaccacaaccacagctgctccaaccaccacaaccacagctgcgccaaccaccacaaccacagctgctccaaccaccacaaccacagctgcaccaaccACCACAACGACAGGTGCtgcaaccacaacaacaacagcggctaaaaccaccacaaccacagctgctccaaccaccacaaccacagctgctccaaccaccacaaccaaaGCTGCTACAACCACcccaaccacagctgctccaaccaccacaaccacagctgctacaaccaccacaaccacagcatctccaaccaccacaaccacagcttcTGCAACCACCagaaccacagctgctccaacaaccacaaccacagcagctccaaccaccacaaccacagctgctccaaccaccacaaccacagctgctccagccaccacaaccacagctgccccaacaaccacaaccacagctgctccgaccaccacaaccacagctgcgccaaccaccacaaccacagctgctccaaccaccacaaccacagctgcgccaaccaccacaaccacagctgctccaacttccacaaccacagctgctccaaccaccacaaccacagctgctccaaccaccacaaccacagctgctacaaccaccacaaccacagctgccccaacaactacaactactgttgctccaaccaccacaaccacagcggctcaaaccaccacaaccacagctgctccaaccaccacaaccacagctgctccaaccaccacaaccacagcagctccagccaccacaaccacagctgcgccaaccaccacaaccacagctgctccaaccaccacatcCACAGcggctccaaccaccacaaccacagctgctccaaccaccacaaccacagctgctccaaccaccacaaccacagctgctccaaccaccacaaccacagctgctccaaccaccacaaccacagctgctcaaACCACCACATCCACAGCAGCTcaaaccaccacaaccacagctgctccaaccaccacaaccacagctgctccaaccaccacaaccacagctgcgccaaccaccacaaccacagctgctccaaccaccacaaccacagctgctccaaccaacacagccacagctgccccaacagcTACAACTACTGTTGCTAcgaccaccacaaccacagctgcgcaaaccacaacaaccactgctgctccaaccaccactaCCACAGCTggtccaaccaccacaaccacagctgccccaaaaactacaactactgttgctccgaccaccacaaccacagctgctccaaccaccacaaccacagcttctccaaccaccacaaccacagctgccccaacaactacaactactgttgctccgaccaccacaaccacagctgctccaaccaccacaaccacagctgctccaacaacgacaaccacagctgccccaaaaactacaactactgttgctccaaccaccacaaccacagctgccccaaaaactacaactactgttgctcctaccaccacaaccacagcagctCCAACCACAACCACATCTGCtcaaaccacaacaaccacagccGCTGCAACCACCACTACCACAGCttctccaaccaccacaaccacagctgctccaaccaccacaaccacagctgctcaaaccaccacaaacacagctgccacaacaactacaactactgttgctcagaccaccacaaccacagctgcgccaacaaccacaaccacagtgTCTcaaaccaccacaaccacagctgctccaaccaccacaaccacagctgcccctacaaccacaaccacagctgttccaaccaccacaaccacagctgtgccaaccaccacaaccacagctgctccaaccaccacatcCACAGCGGCTcaaaccaccacaaccacagctgctccaaccaccacaaccacagctgctccaaccaccacaaccacagctgctccaaccaccacaaccacagctgctccaaccaccacagcCACAGCTGCCCAaacaactacaactactgttgctccgaccaccacaaccacagctgctccaaccaccacaaccacagctgctccaacaaccacaaccacagctactccaaccaccacaaccacagctgctccaaccaccacaaccacagctgccccaacaactacaactactgtTGCTCCGACCACCACAACCAACTGCTGCTCCACCACTACAACCACACTGCAGCtccaacaaccaccacaaccacagctgctccaaccaccacaaccacagctgctccaaccaccacaaccacagctgctccaaccaccacaaccacagctgctccaaccaccacaaccacagctgctccaaccaccacaaccacagctgcgccaaccaccacaaccacagctgctccaaccaccacaaccacagctgctccaaccaccacaaccacagctgctccaacaactacaactactgtTGCTCCGACCACCACATCCACAgttgctccaaccaccacaaccacagcggctcaaaccaccacaaccacagcggctccaaccaccacaaccacagctgctccaaccaccacaaccacagctgc
This window harbors:
- the LOC121512213 gene encoding mucin-2-like; the encoded protein is TTTAAPTTTTTAAATTTTKASPTTTTTAAPTTTTTATPTTTTTAAPTTTTTAAPTTTTTVAPTTTTTAAPTTTTTAAPTTTTTVAPTTTTTAAQTTTTTAAPTTTTTAAPTTTTTAAPATTTTAAPTTTTTAAPTTTTTVAPTTTTTAAPTTTTTAAPTTTTTAAPKTTTTVAPTTTTTAAPKTTTTVAPTTTTTAAPTTTTSAQTTTTTAAATTTTTASPTTTTTAAPTTTTTAAPTTTTTAAPTTTTTVAPTTTTTAAPTTTTTAAPTTTTTAAPTTTTTAAPTTTTTAAPTTTTTAAPTTTTTAAPTTTTTAAPTTTTTVAPTTTTTAAPTTTTTAAPTTTTTVAPTTTTKAAQTTTTTAAPTTTTTAAPTTTTTAAPTTTTTAAPTTTPTTTTTASATTRTTAAPTTTTTAAPTTTTTAAPTTTTTAAPATTTTAAPTTTTTAAPTTTTTAAPTTTTTAAPTTTTTAAPTTTTTAAPTSTTTAAPTTTTTAAPTTTTTAATTTTTTAAPTTTTTVAPTTTTTAAQTTTTTAAPTTTTTAAPTTTTTAAPATTTTAAPTTTTTAAPTTTSTAAPTTTTTAAPTTTTTAAPTTTTTAAPTTTTTAAPTTTTTAAQTTTSTAAQTTTTTAAPTTTTTAAPTTTTTAAPTTTTTAAPTTTTTAAPTNTATAAPTATTTVATTTTTTAAQTTTTTAAPTTTTTTTVAPTTTTTAAPTTTTSAQTTTTTAAATTTTTASPTTTTTAAPTTTTTAAQTTTNTAATTTTTTVAQTTTTTAAPTTTTTVSQTTTTTAAPTTTTTAAPTTTTTAVPTTTTTAVPTTTTTAAPTTTSTAAQTTTTTAAPTTTTTAAPTTTTTAAPTTTTTAAPTTTATAAQTTTTTVAPTTTTTAAPTTTTTAAPTTTTTATPTTTTTTAAPTTTTTTAAPTTTTTAAPTTTTTAAPTTTTTAAPTTTTTAAPTTTTTAAPTTTTTAAPTTTTTAAPTTTTTAAPTTTTTVAPTTTSTVAPTTTTTAAQTTTTTAAPTTTTTAAPTTTTTAAPTTTTTAAPATTTTAAPTTTTTAAPTTTTTAAPTTTTTAAHTTTTTAAPTTTTTAAQTTTTTAAPTTTTTAAPTTTTAAAPTTTTTVALTTTTTAAPTTTTTAAQTTTTTAAPTTTTTAAPTTTTTAAPTTTTAAAPTTTTTVAPTTTTTAAPTTTTAAPTTTTAAPKTTTTVATTTTTTAAPTTTTAAPTTTTTVAPTTTTTAAPTTTTTGAATTTTTAAPTTTTSAQTTTTTAAPTTTTTAAPTTTATAAPTTTTTVAPTTTTTAAPTTTTTGAPTTTTTAAPTTTTSAQTTTTTAAQTTTTTAAPTTTTTAAPTTTTTAAPTTTTTAAPTTTTTATPTTTTTAAPTTTTTAAPTTTTTVAPTTTSTVAPTTTTTAAQTTTSNHHNHSNHHNYSNKHDNHSYHHDSNHNNHNYPNHNSHSNNHHNHSNHHNHSNHNNHSNHHNHANNYDNLSYHHNHSNHNNHSNNDDNHSNYHNDSNNHNHSNHHNYYNHHNHPIHNNHSNHSNHNNHSNNHDNHSNYHNQSNHNNDSNHDYHSNHCNHSNLNNHSNHNNYSNHNNHDNNTNHSNHHNHSNHHNHSNHHNYSNHHNYSNHNNHSNHHTYSNNHSNHHNYSNHHNHSNHNNHSNHNNHYLSNHNHHNHSNHHNHSTHHNHFNYHNQSNTNHSNHHNHSNHHNHSNHHNYSNHHNYSNHNNHSNHHTYSNHHNHSNHHNHSNHNNHSNHHNHSNNHDNLSNHHDHSNNYDNLSYHHNHSSLVVSTLNCP